The Acidianus infernus genome window below encodes:
- a CDS encoding secondary thiamine-phosphate synthase enzyme YjbQ yields MKIFEKEFKVKTNERFESIDITDNVEDAAKSIDSGIAYIFVKHTTCAVIVNEAEKGLMTDYLEWAKKLVPPEGKFNHNIIDNNGHAHIISSIIGNSRVVPVKGGKLDLGTWQRIILLEFDGPRVRTVNVKVMGE; encoded by the coding sequence ATGAAGATTTTTGAGAAAGAGTTTAAAGTAAAAACAAATGAAAGATTCGAGAGCATAGATATCACTGATAATGTTGAAGACGCTGCAAAAAGTATAGATAGCGGAATTGCATACATTTTCGTAAAACATACAACTTGTGCAGTAATAGTTAACGAAGCTGAGAAAGGGCTAATGACCGATTACTTAGAGTGGGCAAAGAAACTTGTTCCTCCAGAAGGAAAATTTAACCATAATATAATTGATAATAATGGGCATGCACATATAATATCTTCCATAATAGGAAACTCTAGAGTAGTACCAGTTAAAGGAGGAAAATTGGATTTAGGGACTTGGCAGAGAATAATATTGTTAGAATTTGACGGGCCTAGAGTTAGGACTGTTAATGTAAAAGTTATGGGAGAATAG
- a CDS encoding tyrosine--tRNA ligase, which translates to MEDKLSLITRNVEEIVTLDDLKKKLENNEKLKGYIGFEPSGLFHIGWLIWAQKVKDLSNAGVNMTLLMATWHAWINDKLNGDMELIKLAGKYAIDVLSAYGLDMSKINVVDAEDMVKDKVYWELVLKVAKNTTLARMKRALTIMGRKSDEAELDTSKLFYPAMQVSDIFYLDVDIALGGTDQRKAHMLAREIAEKFHRKKVIAIHTPLLVGLKGGQRMGNVEEDDLLSEIKMSKSKPENAIFINDSPEEVTAKIMRAYCPSRVVELNPILQINKYIIFTNVNKLKVERDIKYGGDIEFNSYEELEKAFAEGKLHPMDLKMATARKLNEILEPIRKKLNTPEYEELVSKISKNVSR; encoded by the coding sequence TTGGAAGATAAGCTTTCACTAATAACTAGGAATGTGGAAGAAATTGTAACACTAGACGATCTTAAAAAGAAGTTAGAAAACAATGAAAAATTAAAGGGATATATTGGCTTTGAGCCTAGTGGACTATTTCACATAGGTTGGCTAATATGGGCACAAAAAGTAAAGGACCTAAGTAATGCTGGAGTAAATATGACGCTTTTAATGGCTACATGGCACGCTTGGATAAATGATAAGTTGAACGGAGATATGGAGCTTATTAAATTAGCGGGAAAATACGCAATTGATGTACTTTCTGCATACGGTTTAGATATGAGTAAAATTAACGTAGTCGATGCAGAGGATATGGTAAAGGATAAAGTGTATTGGGAATTAGTACTAAAGGTTGCTAAAAATACTACATTAGCTAGAATGAAAAGAGCATTAACAATAATGGGGAGAAAGTCTGACGAAGCAGAGTTAGATACGTCAAAACTGTTTTATCCCGCAATGCAAGTAAGTGACATATTTTACCTTGATGTTGATATCGCATTAGGTGGTACCGATCAAAGGAAAGCCCATATGCTAGCTAGAGAAATAGCAGAAAAGTTTCATAGGAAAAAGGTTATAGCAATTCATACTCCACTTCTCGTAGGGCTAAAAGGAGGACAAAGAATGGGCAATGTAGAGGAAGACGACTTGCTTTCTGAAATAAAAATGAGCAAATCAAAGCCTGAGAATGCGATATTTATAAATGACTCACCAGAGGAAGTTACAGCAAAAATTATGCGTGCTTATTGCCCTAGCAGAGTAGTTGAACTTAATCCCATATTACAGATTAATAAATATATTATATTTACTAATGTTAACAAGCTAAAAGTTGAGAGAGATATAAAATATGGTGGAGATATAGAGTTTAATAGCTATGAAGAGCTTGAGAAAGCGTTCGCAGAAGGGAAGTTGCATCCAATGGACTTAAAAATGGCAACTGCAAGAAAGTTAAATGAGATACTAGAACCAATAAGGAAAAAGTTAAACACCCCAGAATATGAAGAATTAGTATCTAAGATTTCAAAAAATGTTTCAAGGTGA